A region of the Pseudarthrobacter phenanthrenivorans Sphe3 genome:
CCTACGGGCTCGCCGGCCTGCGCATCGGCTACGCAATTACGACGGCGGCAATCGCCGAAGGTTTGCGCCGCACCGCGCTGCCCTTCGCCGTGAGCGCGCTGGCACAGAAGGCCGCCATCGCCTCGCTGGATGCGGGGGAGGAGATGGCAGGTCGGGTCTCTTTGGTGAAGCAGGAGCGGGCGCGGATGGCCGCGGAGCTGGAAGCCCAGGGCTGGAAGCTGCAGCCAAGCCAGGGCAACTTCCTGTGGATCCGCGCGGATGCTGCGCTCCTGGCGGCGCTGGTGGACGCCTTCAACGGCGCGGGCATCATGGTCCGTGCGTACCCGGGGGACGGCGTGCGGATCACCGTGGCCGACCCCGCCTCCAACGACCGCGTGCTCCGGCTCCTCGCAGCCCACACGGCCTGAACTTTTCTCCCCAACAGTTACCAACAACTAAGAGGACTCCCCATGGAACAACAGACAAAGACGTCTGCCCGCGCCCTCGGCGCGGCCCTGAAACCCCGCCAGCTCACGATGATGGGCCTGGGCAGCGCGATCGGCGCCGGCCTGTTCATCGGCTCCGGCGCGGGCATACAGGCCGCCGGCCCGGCCGTGCTGATCTCCTACCTGGTGGCCGGCACCCTGATCATCCTGGTGATGTGGGCCCTTGGCGAGATGGCCGCCGCCAACCCGGACAGCGGTGCGTTCTCCGTCTACACCGCCAAGGCTTATGGGCCGGTGGCCGGTGCCACGGTTGGCTGGCTCTGGTGGCTCCAGCTCGTGGTGGTCATCGCGGCCGAGGCGCTGGGTGCGGCAGGCCTGCTGGCCACCATCTTCCCGGCCCTGCCGGTATGGCTGATGGCTTTCGTGTTCATCGTGGTGCTCACCGCCGTGAACCTGACCAGCGTGAAGAATTTCGGCGAGTTCGAGTTCTGGTTTGCACTGCTGAAGGTGGCGGCCATCGTCGCGTTCCTGCTGGTTGGCTTCGCACTGCTCTTCGGCTTGGTACCGGGCGTGCAGTCGCCGGGCCTGTCCAACTTTATGGGCGAGGGCTTCGCGGTCAACGGCTTCGGCGGGATCGCGACGGCGCTGTTTGTGGTGGCGTTCGCGTTCGGCGGCACCGAGATCGTGTCCGTGGCTGCAGCCGAGACGGCAGAACCTGCCCGCAGCGTGAAGAAGGCCGTCCGGACCGTGCTGTGGCGCATCCTGGTGTTCTACATCGGCGCGATCTTCATCATCGCTGCGGTTGTTCCCGTGGGTTCGGAGGGGCTGAAGAGCCCATTCGCCGCCGTGCTGGATGCAGCCGGCATGCCCGGTGCAGCCACCGCCATCACCCTGGTAGCCGTCGCAGCACTGCTCTCCGCGCTCAACGCCAACCTCTACGGCGCATCCCGGATGGCGTACTCGCTGGCCGAGCGGGGCGAAGCACCGCGTTGGCTCGCTTCCGTGTCGAAGGCCCGGGTTCCGGTGGTCGCGGTCCTGGCCAGCGTTGCCTTCGGCGTTGTCACAGTGGTGCTGGAGCTGATGTTCCCCGAGATGGTCCTTGGCGTCCTGCTGAACATCGTTGGTTCCACGTGCCTGCTGGTGTGGACGTCAGCGCTGCTCGCCCAGCTCGCGCTGCGCCTCCGCGCCGACCGCGACGGGACGGAACTTCCCCTGCGGATGCCGGGCTTCCCGTGGCTCACCGGCCTTGGTCTGCTGATCCTCGCCGCGATCTTCACAGTGGGCTTCATCGGCGAGGACTCGCGTCCCCAGCTCCTGAGCACCTTCGGGCTCGTGGCGCTGCTGGCGGTGGCGTGCTGGGTGAACCACCGGAAGCGGGACGCTCGGCCGAGTGTCGAATCTTCGGAAGATGACACGGAGCCGGTGCTCATCGACTGAAGCAAACGCCTGCACCCCGCCTTGGTTCAGTTGACACACGGAGGGCGCGTCCGGCTTTGGCCGGGCGCGCCCATCGCGTTCAATGCCAGGCAGGGGCTCCGGTGCGACGATGCTGGTCGCTGCTGGCACCTTCGCTGGGAACGATGAGTGGGATTGTCGGTGCGTACGAAGCGTCCGCAAAGGGGTTGCCCTTCATTCACAAGAACCCCTCCAAATAGTGACACTTCCGATCTAAACTCAACTATCGAGGCGAAATCGCTGAGAGTGACAACGTAGTCACAATTCGTGTGAAAGGGGAGCACGATGAGCACCGGTAGTACACCTCAACCCGCACCCGGTAACCCAGCCGCAAGCGAAAGACAGAAAAGGCCGCTCTGGAAGAAGAAGCGATTCATCATTCCGGCGGCAATCGTTGGGTTTTTCCTTATTGTTGGATCCTGCACTGGCGGCAACCGGCAACAATCAGGTTCCTCCATTGATCCTGCACCTACGTCCACGGCGGCACCAACTCCTGCGCCCGCTAGTGAACCGGCTGCAGCGCCGCCCGCACCAGCTCCGCCCGCCCCAGCTCCGCCAGCACCAACCGGGCCGAGCGGGACTGCCGCGCAATTGCAGGCTCTGGCAGCGGCCAAAGGCTATCTGGCCACAGGGATAGGCTTCTCGCAGGCTTCGCTGATCGCGCAGCTGACATCGAGCTATGGTAACCAATTCTCGCAGGAGGACGCCCAGTGGGCCGTCGATAACTCCGGAGCCGACTGGAATGAGCAGGCTCTGAAAGCGGCGAAGGGCTATCTGACTACAGGCTTAGGCTTCTCGCAGGCTTCGCTCACTGCGCAGCTCACAGCCAGCTCCGGCAACCAATTCACGCAGGAGCAGGCCGACTACGCTGTTGCCAACTCCGGTGCGGACTGGAACGAGCAGGCCGTTAAGGCAGCGAAGGGGTATATGGACTCAGGGATGGGCTTCTCCCGGCAGGGCTTGATTGACCAGCTAACGAGCCCCTACGGTAACCAGTTCACGCAGGAGCAGGCGCAGTACGCCGCCGACCAGGTGGGGCTCTAGTAACCGCTGCCAACCTACATGCGGACACGAAGGACCTCTAATTTTAGTGGGCAGCTCCTTGGCGAGGACTAGTCGAAGGACTCCAAAGGGAGTACGGTACGGTGAGTTTAAGAAGGGATATCCGGCGATCACCGTGGGCGAGGAAGTCTGTATCCTCACCCGCGGTAGCTGAATTCCGTCCGTGCAAAATAGGAATAGCCCGTGCTCAGCGTACTGAAGTTGAAATGGGATCAAGGAGGAAGAGTTCCTGAAAACTTTCGAATTCCCCCACACGAGCCACGACGTGAAGATTGTCTCGCTTTCCGATATAATCCGGAATGGGTGACCCGGTAAGATTTAGATCGCTTATTCCAACATCGCGAAATTGAAAGTTCGGGCCTTGCGCCTTTGTCTCGCTATAATCACCAGCAGAGATTAGGATGTCGTATCGTGTCTTGTAATTGGCGTGATTGTTCATGGCGCCAATACTTCCATCGAATTCAATGATCCTACCCTTGTACTTTGCAGCAAAGTTTTCTACAATTTCTCCGCCTGTGGCCGTCCCAGATAAAAGCGCTGCCAAGTCTGCACTGTTTTCCACAGTCAACCGCTCGCCAGGTTCGGAGTGAATTGGCGAAGGGGGGGAATCTTCAGATGCCGCGCTAGGCTCCACTGATGGCGCATCGGTCGGCTCTTCGCTTGTGACTATCGCGGGCTCGGAGGGGGACGTGGCGCGTTCGGCGGAGCCTCCTCCCTCCGAGATGACGCCGACTGCGATGACGCCGATTACTGCCACGGCAGCGGCTCCAACTCCCCAAGAACGCCAAGGCTGCTGCCTGGGCTTCAGCCGTCGGAAATTCATTTTCGTCCGCAGTAGCTGTTCTTGGCTTTGTGAAACGAACTCCCAGCCTTCCCTCTTCAGTCTTGCTATCGTCCTAGCTTCTGTGCCACGCAGTGTCTGCATGGACCTGAACTCATACTCTGCGTCGTCTTCAGTCATAATGTTATCGCCCCATTCTTAGTTGAACCGCCGTTTACCTGATTGCGTCTCTTAATTGAGCCGCTGTTTACCTGAGCGCGTCGAGAATAATGTGCATTACCGTCATCTATAGGATGCATTTATCGACCATGTCGATCTTGCATGCGGCGTTACTCGCGGCTCATCAACGTTGCCTAGAACCGAATCCAGAAACTGGCTACAGCGATGCCAGTTCTTGGGAATTCATCAACGGGTAAGTCAGCACGCTAGCTGACCCATGTGGAAGTTATACCGTCCAGGAAAACACTTTTCCTTCGGAAGTTATGTAGCGGGCTTCAGTGATAGGAGTTCCATCGACGATGGGCATAATTATCCATCCGCGAGCGCATTCCCCCCAGTTAAGGGCGCCGCCCTCCGGATACATTGGAGTAACGGGGTTGCCGGTATATCCGCTTGGCCGATCATGCATGCCGTTGTTCGCGTCGCGAAGACTCCACCTTTGAGAAGAGACGGAAGGCACGGATTTGCCGTCCTTTGGGTCAGCACCAAGACAGACCTCTACCTCAAGCGCGCCAAGGTCTTTGTTGTATTCATCGCTAATCTGCTTGTACTGGAAGAAAGTAGCAGTTGCCCCGGTGTCTTTCACTTGAACAGGTGTGCCGGGGCTTGATGGTGCGGCAGGCGGGGAAACTGGAGCTGGTGACGCCGTGACGGTCTGGGTGACTGTAACAGTTGCTGTCGGCGTGGCAGTGGAGGTGGCAGCGGAACACCCCACGACTGACAGGAGTGCGACAGTGACAACGAAGTAGCCAACACGCTTTTTCAAATTCATTCCCCCAGCTGCTCTAAATCGCGGACTGCCATGCGAGCCCACGCGATCATACATGCTTATGCATGTTCCACACACCATCACGTGACTCTCTGGGTAGCAGATGACCAAAATCCATCTGTTGTGAAGGCTTCACGGCGGCAACCGTCAACCTCACGCAGTGGTTGTTCGCTCAGTCATGGCGGCTTAAACCTTCGCCCCGCGCAAGCCCCATGAACATCGTCCTGTGCAGGATGTCCACGTGCTTCCGGGCAACCTCCACGGCTTCCTCAACTTGACCGGCGCGGAGGGCTGCCACAAGAGCAACGTGGTCCTGGTTGGACTTGTGCAGCTTCTCGATGGGGTAGGGGATGAAGTAGTCGTAGAGCTCGGCGAGGGTCTCGTGATAAAGCTCGACGGCGGAATCCAGGCATGATGCCGTGCCGACCAGTTGATGGAACTGCTCGTCCATCCGGTGGTAGTAGGACCAGTCGCTCGCCCCGGCCATCTCACGAGTCAGCCGCTCCAGCTCATCCAGCTGCTCAGCCGTAGCATTCACGGCCGCGTAGTGCGTCACGGCGCATTCGAACAGCAGCCGCCGGTCCACCAGCCGGTTCACAGCCTGGGACTCCGCCGGTGACGCCGAAAGCTCGGCCAAAACATCAGTAGGCGGCGAATCCGCAACAAACGTTCCGCCCGCACGGCCGCGCCGGCGGACCACCACACCCTGCTCCGCCAGGCTGGCCAACGCGCGCCGCGCCGTGATCGGGCTGACCGAGAGACCCAAGGCCACGTCCTCCTGGTCCGGCAGCCGCTCGCCCGGCTTCAAAAGCCCCAGCGAAATCGCCATGCCGATCCGCATCCGCACAGCGTCCATGGCGCTGCGCCGCTCCAAACCGGTGATCCTGCCGGCGCCGAGACGCGGGGGCTCGACGGTGTCCTCCAGCTGATGGGTCATAACCGCTACTTTACGGTCCAAAAGCGCCCCCTTTCCT
Encoded here:
- a CDS encoding amino acid permease; its protein translation is MEQQTKTSARALGAALKPRQLTMMGLGSAIGAGLFIGSGAGIQAAGPAVLISYLVAGTLIILVMWALGEMAAANPDSGAFSVYTAKAYGPVAGATVGWLWWLQLVVVIAAEALGAAGLLATIFPALPVWLMAFVFIVVLTAVNLTSVKNFGEFEFWFALLKVAAIVAFLLVGFALLFGLVPGVQSPGLSNFMGEGFAVNGFGGIATALFVVAFAFGGTEIVSVAAAETAEPARSVKKAVRTVLWRILVFYIGAIFIIAAVVPVGSEGLKSPFAAVLDAAGMPGAATAITLVAVAALLSALNANLYGASRMAYSLAERGEAPRWLASVSKARVPVVAVLASVAFGVVTVVLELMFPEMVLGVLLNIVGSTCLLVWTSALLAQLALRLRADRDGTELPLRMPGFPWLTGLGLLILAAIFTVGFIGEDSRPQLLSTFGLVALLAVACWVNHRKRDARPSVESSEDDTEPVLID
- a CDS encoding DUF4839 domain-containing protein, which gives rise to MTEDDAEYEFRSMQTLRGTEARTIARLKREGWEFVSQSQEQLLRTKMNFRRLKPRQQPWRSWGVGAAAVAVIGVIAVGVISEGGGSAERATSPSEPAIVTSEEPTDAPSVEPSAASEDSPPSPIHSEPGERLTVENSADLAALLSGTATGGEIVENFAAKYKGRIIEFDGSIGAMNNHANYKTRYDILISAGDYSETKAQGPNFQFRDVGISDLNLTGSPIPDYIGKRDNLHVVARVGEFESFQELFLLDPISTSVR
- a CDS encoding Ltp family lipoprotein; protein product: MQALAAAKGYLATGIGFSQASLIAQLTSSYGNQFSQEDAQWAVDNSGADWNEQALKAAKGYLTTGLGFSQASLTAQLTASSGNQFTQEQADYAVANSGADWNEQAVKAAKGYMDSGMGFSRQGLIDQLTSPYGNQFTQEQAQYAADQVGL
- a CDS encoding FadR/GntR family transcriptional regulator codes for the protein MTHQLEDTVEPPRLGAGRITGLERRSAMDAVRMRIGMAISLGLLKPGERLPDQEDVALGLSVSPITARRALASLAEQGVVVRRRGRAGGTFVADSPPTDVLAELSASPAESQAVNRLVDRRLLFECAVTHYAAVNATAEQLDELERLTREMAGASDWSYYHRMDEQFHQLVGTASCLDSAVELYHETLAELYDYFIPYPIEKLHKSNQDHVALVAALRAGQVEEAVEVARKHVDILHRTMFMGLARGEGLSRHD